One region of Channa argus isolate prfri chromosome 20, Channa argus male v1.0, whole genome shotgun sequence genomic DNA includes:
- the stx4 gene encoding syntaxin-4, which yields MRDRTKELGVNAEASDDDGDGENKALMYRSPSSAAKVEKDNESFFQKVHEIHEGLEKLKRMVSELENKQKTVLGVALPEESMKKELQANREEIKTLANQIQRKLKSIEPKKGEDDGKYINLNTRMQRTQHGVLSREFVEVMGHCNTIQAQYRDRNVERIQRQLKITGTNVTDEELDAMLESGQTDVFTQNILIDAQATKQALNEIESRHDEILKLERSIRDLHEMFQYLAMEVEAQGEMVNQIEHNIKQSCDYVEKAKDNTAKAVTYQRKACKKKVWIAICLAILLLIIIIALASAMS from the exons ATGCGGGACCGGACTAAAGAACTGGGAGTT aATGCAGAGGCTTCAGATGACGATGGGGATGGAGAGAACAAAGCTTTAATGTACAGATCTCCATCGTCTGCAGCCAAAGTGGAGAAGGACAATGAATCTTTTTTTCAAAAG GTCCATGAAATTCACGAGGGGCTGGAGAAACTCAAGAGGATGGTGTCAGAGCTcgagaacaaacagaaaactgtgCTTGGTGTGGCACTGCCTGAGGAGA GCATGAAGAAAGAGCTCCAGGCTAATCGGGAGGAGATTAAAACGTTGGCGAACCAGATTCAGAGGAAACTAAAGA GTATTGAACCCAAGAAGGGAGAGGACGATGGAAAATACATAAACCTGAACACTCGGATGCAACGCACCCAG CACGGTGTGTTGTCTAGGGAGTTTGTGGAGGTGATGGGTCACTGTAACACCATCCAGGCCCAGTACAGAGACCGTAACGTCGAGAGAATCCAGAGGCAGCTCAAAATCA CTGGGACCAATGTGACAGACGAAGAGCTGGATGCTATGCTTGAAAGTGGGCAGACGGATGTTTTCACACAGAAT ATCCTGATCGATGCCCAAGCTACGAAGCAGGCACTGAATGAGATTGAATCCCGGCACGATGAGATCCTGAAGCTGGAGAGGAGCATCAGAGACCTGCACGAAATGTTCCAGTACCTCGCCATGGAGGTGGAGGCTCAG GGCGAGATGGTCAACCAGATTGAACACAACATTAAACAGTCTTGTGACTATGTGGAGAAGGCAAAGGACAACACGGCGAAGGCCGTCACGTATCAAAGGAAAGCATGCAAG AAAAAGGTTTGGATCGCCATCTGTTTGGCCattctcctcctcatcatcatcatcgcgTTGGCCAGCGCGATGAGCTAA